From the Chrysiogenia bacterium genome, the window CCAAATGCGCTTCATCTACCCCTACTCAGTTCTGCCCGATCGTTTCGTCAGCGGTATCAGCTGAACAGCCATATGATACACCTCGGAATCGCCCGGGTCGAGGTCCCTGGCCGCCTCACGCAGCAGATCGTCCTCAAACGCCGAAATTCGTTCTTTAAAGTCCTCAAACTGCTTCTTCGAGAGGGTCAGGGTGAGCGCCGTAAAATCGCGCTGCTCGACCGGCACGTCGTCCAGTGCGCCCGAGGCCAGCTCGAGCATCTTGCGGTGGAAGTTCCGAATCGCCAGTGAGTGCAGGTTTTCCGGCGTGGCCAGGTTGGGATCTGCCGGACGCAGCCGGCCGCTCTCATCGCGCTGGGCAAGGCCCGTGTCCACCAGGAGCTTGAGCAGCCGGCGGGCCGCTGCCTCGGTCACCTGGGGGTTGAGCCGCTGGGCCATCCAGGCCGGGTCTTCCTCGAAGTCGGGCAGGTTGAGCATCTCGCGCATGGCCAGACCGAACCACTCGGAATAGATCTCGTACTGTTCCTGTCGCAGCTTAGCGATGCGGTCCTGCCGAACGGAGGCCTTCTGCAGGCGCGTGTAGTAGTGGTTGCGGTCCTCGTCGCTCTTGGCCTGGGTGAAGAGCACCAGCGCCTCGAAAAGCTCGATTTCCTTGCCCTTGAGCCCCAGAGCCTTGGCAAAGCGAAAGATCGACTCGTTCGAGAGGTTGCTCTTTCCATCGATCACCAGCTTGAGAAAGCTGGGGGACGCGTACCCGGCCCTTTGCGCGAAAGAGCGATAGGAAAACCCGCGGCCCGACTTCCGCAGATAGAGGACCATGTCATTTAAATAAGTCCGGTAATCGTCATAGAGTTCGGGTGTTG encodes:
- a CDS encoding TIGR02147 family protein, translated to MTSSNDSTPVRPTPELYDDYRTYLNDMVLYLRKSGRGFSYRSFAQRAGYASPSFLKLVIDGKSNLSNESIFRFAKALGLKGKEIELFEALVLFTQAKSDEDRNHYYTRLQKASVRQDRIAKLRQEQYEIYSEWFGLAMREMLNLPDFEEDPAWMAQRLNPQVTEAAARRLLKLLVDTGLAQRDESGRLRPADPNLATPENLHSLAIRNFHRKMLELASGALDDVPVEQRDFTALTLTLSKKQFEDFKERISAFEDDLLREAARDLDPGDSEVYHMAVQLIPLTKRSGRTE